One Candidatus Nitrososphaera evergladensis SR1 genomic window carries:
- a CDS encoding bifunctional 5,10-methylenetetrahydrofolate dehydrogenase/5,10-methenyltetrahydrofolate cyclohydrolase yields the protein MVAQIISGLTVAQDVKERVKKAVEELKTSGIIPCLATVLVGDDPASATYVNSKQKTAKELGIATRDHRLAATFKQHELLELVQLLNNDPEVHGILVQLPLPKHIDEFAIINTISPLKDVDGLTPYSAGMLQNGMALLKPCTPSGVMELLDYYKIALEGKDVVIINRSNLVGKPLVFMLLERNATVTVCHSKTRDLPARLRQADIIITAVGNRERFTLKADMVKEGAVVIDVATSRINGKLAGDADFEAVKQKASWITPVPGGVGPMTIAMLMKNTVTAASILRG from the coding sequence TTGGTAGCTCAGATAATAAGCGGGCTTACTGTCGCTCAGGACGTCAAAGAGCGCGTGAAAAAGGCGGTCGAGGAGCTAAAGACTTCAGGAATCATCCCATGCCTTGCGACCGTGCTCGTGGGCGACGACCCCGCTTCCGCGACGTACGTCAACAGCAAGCAAAAGACCGCAAAGGAGCTTGGCATCGCTACCCGAGACCACCGCCTTGCCGCGACCTTCAAGCAGCATGAGCTTCTTGAACTCGTACAGCTCTTGAACAACGACCCTGAGGTGCATGGCATTCTCGTACAATTGCCTTTGCCAAAGCACATTGACGAGTTTGCGATAATAAACACCATCAGCCCGCTAAAGGACGTAGACGGGCTGACCCCGTACAGCGCCGGGATGCTCCAGAACGGCATGGCGCTGCTAAAGCCCTGCACTCCCTCCGGCGTGATGGAGCTTCTCGATTATTACAAGATAGCACTTGAGGGAAAGGACGTCGTTATAATCAACAGGAGCAACCTCGTGGGCAAGCCGCTTGTGTTCATGCTCCTTGAGCGCAACGCCACCGTGACCGTCTGCCACTCTAAAACCAGGGATCTGCCGGCGCGCCTGAGGCAGGCCGACATCATCATAACTGCGGTTGGAAACCGCGAGCGCTTTACTCTGAAAGCAGACATGGTCAAGGAAGGCGCGGTTGTGATAGACGTTGCGACAAGCAGGATAAACGGAAAACTTGCCGGCGACGCTGACTTTGAAGCTGTAAAGCAAAAGGCGTCATGGATAACCCCCGTCCCCGGAGGCGTGGGCCCGATGACGATAGCGATGCTCATGAAAAACACCGTGACTGCGGCATCGAT
- a CDS encoding glycosyltransferase has protein sequence MSSYFVIVTCRNSENNIEEALLSLRAQTVPPSYVIVIDDGSRDRTADILRQLQSGWPSLHIITNPDLGYNIARVVSNWNKAIQYTRDHRLPRTDYHMISTDDTVYERDYAEKMMRHMDADGKIAIASGNYEDKPAIAPHGGGRFVRTEFFDKHHGLYPEKMGYESLVLYSATRHGYTFQVFDDARFEHTRPLGKNHHFYEFGASMRTLGYHPLFALGRFFLYFASGKPTGRLGAIYMLYYYLSYKPKETGYDSMHDSEIRRYIRNYQFTRIKKKLGVPG, from the coding sequence TTGAGTTCTTATTTTGTGATAGTGACGTGCAGAAACTCTGAGAACAACATCGAGGAGGCGCTGCTCTCGCTTCGGGCCCAGACAGTTCCGCCTTCTTATGTCATTGTAATAGACGACGGCTCAAGAGACCGGACTGCTGACATATTGCGGCAGCTGCAGTCGGGCTGGCCTTCTCTGCACATAATCACAAACCCGGATCTTGGCTACAACATAGCAAGGGTGGTGAGCAACTGGAACAAGGCCATTCAGTATACAAGAGATCACCGCCTGCCTCGTACAGACTACCACATGATAAGCACGGACGACACTGTCTACGAGCGCGACTATGCTGAAAAAATGATGCGCCACATGGACGCGGACGGCAAGATCGCAATTGCATCGGGCAACTATGAAGACAAACCCGCCATTGCCCCGCATGGTGGCGGCAGGTTTGTCCGAACAGAGTTTTTCGACAAGCACCACGGCCTGTACCCTGAAAAGATGGGCTACGAGTCGCTCGTGCTCTACTCTGCGACTCGGCACGGCTACACCTTCCAGGTGTTCGACGATGCGAGGTTTGAGCACACGCGCCCGCTTGGTAAGAACCACCACTTTTACGAGTTTGGCGCAAGCATGAGGACGCTTGGCTACCACCCGCTTTTTGCGCTAGGCAGGTTCTTTCTGTATTTTGCAAGCGGAAAACCGACAGGCCGGCTTGGCGCAATATACATGCTCTACTACTATTTGTCGTACAAGCCAAAAGAAACGGGCTATGACAGCATGCATGACAGCGAAATAAGGCGGTACATACGCAACTACCAGTTTACGCGCATAAAGAAAAAGCTTGGCGTCCCTGGCTAG